The genome window CAGTAGCCTTCCGGATAAGCAATTTCAAATTCTTTTGCGATATGAGCCATCGACTCCAAATATCCGGTCCGTTTGTAAACCGCTGCTTCATAATATGTCGCAGCGGGGACCCATTCAGCATCCCGGCTGTTATAAACCAAGACGTTTGAAAAGTGCTGAAGCGCCGTTTCATAGTCGCGCTTCTCCATCGCCAAACGACCCTGAATATATTCACTAATCGACGATGAAATCTCTTCCGGCTTACTGATTGCCGAAAGCGCCCGCGCAACATCTTCCGGAGTTTTTTTCTGCTCCAGCATGACCAGCACTTTGTATAAGCCGGCCAACGGGGCATACTGGCTGTTTTTCTTCTGCAGGATGTTGGCCGCTGTCAGAGTTTCATCGTACTGCTCCGTCCAGAAACAAGCGCGCATTTTGTATTGAACATACAGATCAATATTTCCCGGCAGAGCCAGACCCTGCCTTACCGGAGCAAGGAATGAGTTCAGACGATCAACCAGAGCCTTGTAATCTCCCCGTGCAAAAAATCCGTCACATTCCTCAGCAGTCAGCGGCTCCTCAAATGTGAAGTTGGCGATTTGTATCTGGTCAAAAGCAACAGAAAGGTTCTCCTTCGCCAACACCACCTTTCCTGCCTGAACGACCAGATCATCAACCGTCCGCAGGGCTCCGTTTTTGAACGTGATTTCCACTTCATATTCAGCCTGCGCGGCAAACGCACAACCAAGCGCTACGATAAGAAATGTTTTGAAAACTCTCATTATTTATCTCCCTGAGGACGCAGCTTGGCTAGTCGAGCACGAGCCAAGGCACCTTCCGGCGTCGCCGCAATTGCTTCTTTTGAAAGCATCTCCTCACATGTCGAAATTATGTCAGCAGTGCGCCCACCCATTTTTTCGAGGCAGAGAATACTTCCTTCATATGCCTTTGCGGCCCACTCTGTGTGGCCTTCATACATCACATACACCCGCTGGAAGAATGCAAACGCTTCTGTCTCCCGGCCCTGTTCAAGGGTGCACATCCCGATCCAGTACAATGCCTCAGAAGTCAAAGGACCACGCCAGTCGGGCACTTTGAAAATATCCTGGTAGGCTTTAATGGCGAGATCATATTCCTTCGTCATACGATAGGAATCTGCCTTCACCATCTGAGTCAAACCGACTTCCTCCCGATAGCCGAATCGATTGATAATATCTTCCGCCAGGTTCTGAACCTGATCGTATTTTCCTTCTTTAAACAAAGCCTGCAGCTCAACATTCATCACATCGACAAGGATTTCTGATTCCTCGAAAGCTGCCATGCAGTGTTTATAGGCCTTGTGTACAAAATCGTAATCATTGCGGGCCAACGCTTCGTCTCCCATCAGTACAAGAGTCAGCGGACCGGCATCCTTAACATCAGAAGAAAGGATTTCTTTAACATACCGCTCACGCTGTCCGTCCGACAGGGTATAAGCAAACAAAGTCCCTAATCGCAATGCCAGCGTGGTCTGTCCATTGCTCTTTGCCCGAGCCAGCTCACGGTTCAGCTGGTTGACAACGGATCTGTTAGAGGTCCAGCCGCCTTCTTCTTCGTTTTCTTTAATCAGCTCCCGGAGAATCAGGTCAATATCAGCATTTTCCGGCTTGTTACCAAATTTAGCAATGGTCTCAATATACTGTTTAAGCGCTTTGTCGGTGTCGCCCATGGCTTTATAAGCTTTGCCCAACCAGAAACTCGCGCCCGGAACATTTCCTTCTTCACCGTTTTCACGGAGGTAGGCGTCCATCATATCAATGATTTTCCGGTACTCCTTCTGCAACTCATAAATTTTGGCAGTCTGGAACGTCGCGTAATTGAGCTGGTCAATCGATATAGCGCTTTCAATACCGCTGGTATAATATTTAAGAGCTTCCTCCAGGTCCCCTTCAGCTCCGCGCAAATCACCAATCATGCTGTAGGCTTCAGACTCAAGATTGCTGCCCGGGAATGTTTCAATAAAGCGCCGGAAAATCATTTCAGCATCTTCAAATCGGCCGGCCCCGTAAAGAGCAATCCCTAAACGATAAGAGGCATCCTCTTCAAACCGCAGCTGTGGATAATCCTTATTTTCAAGATATCCTGTAAACGCCGTGATAGCCGGCTCAAACTGCCCCATAAACAGGTGGCACATGGCAACCCAATAATCAGAGGCCTCATGATAGGTACTGTCCGGCCATTTTTCGAAGACTTCACGGAACTGCGCCAAAGCTTTTGCATATTCGATCTTCTGGAAATTAATATATCCCATCAGATACTTAACCTGATCAACAAAACGGTGGTTCGGCATCGTTTCCAAAGCATTCGCTCCAACCGCCAGAGCTTCGTCCAGCTTGCCAAGCTGAAGCAATACCTGCATCTGGTTTAAAGAAACCTCATCTGCAAATTTGCCGGTCGGATATTTTTTCAGGTAGTCATCAGCTTCCTGAACAGCGTCATCCAACTTCTGCATGTCCAGCGACACTGAAAAGGCCTGGAAACGGGCGTCATCAGCCAGCTTCAAATCAGGAAATCCCGTATAAAAACGGCGATAAAGCGTCAGTGCCGGCCAGTTGCGCTTCATGCCCGTGTAACATTTCCCGATGCGCATTTCCAGATCCGCGTCATATCCAGCCCCTTTACGGATCTGCTCCATTTCCTTGTTGTTCTGGGTCATCGCGGAGCGCAGCTTTTCCTGCTCGGCGTCGTATGCGCTGCGGGTTCTACCAATACGTTCCACAAAAGGCTCCGCCAGTGTTTTTTCAATCTGACGATTCTGCTTCTCGTAAAGCGCCAGTCGTTCAGCCCCTCTCAGGACTGTTCGGTACAAGACCAAGGCGTTTGCATAATCTCCCTCATTGAACTTCTGGTCCCCGGCTTCGATCAGCGCAACATTCAGAGCCCCGTTTTGGCGGACGGAATCATCGCAGTAGGATAGAAACTTAAGAAAATTATCAAAATCCTTCGATTTGACGAAACAACTGACCAGCATAATGGCGGACGCGTTGCGATCTTCAGGTTTTTCTGCCGTGTCAAACACCTGACGAAGAGGAACCGCGGCTTCTTTCCATTTTTCCTGATTATACAGCGCTTCGGCAAGCAGCTGGCGGGCAGACATGATACGTTTGGGATCAAGATGTGTCTGTCCCATCAACATCTTTGCATATCGCTCAGCACCCGCCCAGTCTTTGCCCATCGCAAATGCTTCGGCAATCATCAGAGAAGCCATCGGTGCTTTTGTGTCATCCGGGTATTTTTCTAAAAAATCCTGCAGCGCCCGAATTGCATCCGGATATCTTTCCATCTGCAGTTTACACGCACCAATCTGATACATGCAGAACGACCGAAGCTCGTTGGAATCCTTATCGTTCATCCCTTTCAGACGAACCAGAATCTCTTCCAGGTAAGGAAGCAAACTCGAAGGATTGTCGGCCTTTAAGAGATCTTTGGCTCGCTCGACCAGCACACTGGTCGCCATCGAGGCGATCTCCTGCCCAGACACTCTGCCGCAAACGGAAAACATAACGGCGACCAGAACGACCGCACGTATGCCAAACTTTAAATTACAGTTCTTAGACATAAGTTCATCAAGATAGCAAATAGTCCACAGACAAAACAAACGTTTTCAGCAAACAAAAGCCGTTTTTTTACTAAGAAACACAGTAATCAGGGGTACAAATCGAGCATTCGGTTCAATTTGCGCATTTCTTTCTCCGTATCGGCTCCATACACCATCTTTATTTCACCGGAACAACTCTGCGCAAGTCGCCTGAGAACACGGAACTCATCCCGCTGCATTCTCCCTCCCGGTTCCAGCAGAACCGCAAAATGGACGCGCGGAAGAACAGCCCCATCATCGTCCGCAGGATACTGCACCTTACCAACCTCCATTAAGTGATCCACGATCTGCTGTGGAGTATATTCGATATAATCGAGAATGCTGTGCACGAATCCGGGGGGCAAACCCGCCTTCTTCCTTTTGTCCATTTCCGACTGGATGCGCATTAGCGCCTGACGAATCAGCTCATCGCGTTGTTCTTTGTCGTTTTCCAGTGGCAGCAGAAGATCCTTCACATTGGATTCCGGACTCGTTGAAGAGGTCACCGTCACCAGTTCACCTTCCTCCGTTTCACCCTGTAACTCTTCGTCAGTGTCACCACCCAATGCATCCAGAATTGAGAAGTTAAGCAGTCGGCGCGCCTTTTCCTTCCCAACCTTCAGTCGCCCCATCCCCGTTCCAACAGTAAAAATCAGATCCGCCTTCTGTTCCATAGCAACCTGAAGGGCCAACGGAAACCCCTGAACATCAGCCCCAAGGGGCGAATCATAAACAGACGACGCCTCATAGCGATTGGTCTCGGGCAACTGACCGGGCAGAATATCCGTAAGCCACTCGCCCAACTCTGCCACCCCGCCAAACGCAGCCATCTCCGGTTTGAACGCAAAAACGTTATCTTCATCACTGATAATCACATTAAACAGCGTTCCGGTCGTCATGGTCGCAGACATTCCAACCAGCTGCTGCTTGAGGAACTCAAACGCGTTAGTCCCGCCCACCGCTTCCTCAACAACATCCTCAGAAGCATCCAGCACAAACGCAATCCGGCTGCCGCGGTCTCTTATATTGTAAAATTCAATGCCGGACTCTGGAGCTTCAGACTTTTCCTCATCAACATCAGCGAGAATTGCCGCCTCATCATCCGAAGGCTCATCCCCGCCGCCGGCCACCCGCCTGACGGCATCCTTGCCGTTTAAAAACGCAAACTCTCCGCCATAAATCCGGGTCAGCTCACTCATTTTTGAGACCGCATCGTCAATCACTCCATCGTCTTCATCTGGAACCAGTCGAACAAAATGAATCCATGGCGGAGCCATATTCACCTGCGTATACATCGACTGAACCACAGCATCAATATGGTCGTAGATCTGATCTTCGGAATACTGGATGTAGCTGATCAGATCCCGAAGGAACTGCTCCGGATCATTAGTAAGACTGCGTACATCATCTTCCTCCTGGACCGCCTCGACCGCCTGCTGGATCAGGCTGTCGCGAAGCTCCCGGTCAGCAGCCAACGCCGACGATCCGCCAACAGAAGATCCTCCGTTACCGCTAAGCAGCTGCCAAAGCGTGAAGTCCACCAGCCGCATGCCTTTTTCCCGACTGAGACTGTGTCTCCCCCAGTCACGGCTGACAACAAATACAGTATCCGGCCGCTGCTCCAGCGCCGCCTGCAACGATCGAACCCACTCGCGGGTTTCATCTCCAATCGCTGTTTCATAAACCGTTTCCGGCACATATGTATTCTGGTCTTCCGACAATCCGGCCTCGGGCCCGGCCTTCCAGAACGGAGCCAGCCATTCTGCCAGCGCCGAACGGTTCGTGGCTGTCACTGGAACCATGTGCGGACGAAATTCATCCACAGTCTCGCCGTCATAAAGAAGCACATTAAACAAAACAGATGACGGCAGCTCCGAAACAACCTGATTCAGCTGAGTTCGAATATACTCACAGGCATCCGCACCACCGGATTCTTCCGAAAGCATCTTTTCCGAGCCATCGAGAATAAACACCACCTTCTCGCCTTCTCCACGTATACCGAGAAACTTAAACTTAGGTGCGCCAATACCGATACCGGCCGTAAGCACCCGGAAGTCCCGTACGCCACGGGCAAACGGCGAATCAAACTTTTGAGAACTGACCTCCCCGACATTCCCCATCTCCGGCACAGAAAACTCAGTGGCAGACGCCGATGCCTTCGTGCTCAGAATTTTTGGACGACGGGTCGTGCGGCGAACCCGATCCAGTTTCTGAGGAAGTTGCAGCTGACGCCGTTCCAGCTTCGGTTCCGTAATCACCACATCCATTTCCGCGTCCCGTTTCTGGACATACCGAACCGCCACCACAGACCCGGCCAGCAGGATCAGAAGAATATGCACAACGATACTGACCGCGGCAGCCTCAGCCGAACAGACATGCTTACGATGCACCAGTTTTTTCAGCGTCTCTTTCAAACCCGTTACTCCCCTGCATCTTTTTCCAACTCATCCCGAGCTTTGAGGCACCATATGCTGCCTGAATAACAAGCCTTCAGTTCAGTCAAGGCAGACACTCCGGCACGGGAACCGCCAGCTTTAAAATCCAGCAATGCTTCATAATACAGAGCCTCCGCCGCAGCTTCCGGCAGGCGATAATAAAAAGCCTGCACTGTGGCAGCATGCTTGCGGGCCTCACTGAAGTGCCCGGCCTCCACAGCCGCGCGAACCTTATCCAGCTCAACCCGAGCCTTGTCTGCCTCGTCAGCAAAAACCGAGAATCCCGCAAAAAGAACCATCGCTACCAGCATTTTCATTTTTTCACCTCCGGCATCCGGGCCAGCTCCGCCGTTGCCTGCCGTCCCTCAGGTGTATTCACGACATCGGGATTCGCAACCATTTCACGCATCGTACGGACCGCATCGGCAGGTCGTCCCAGTTCCTGCAGGCATTGCACACTGGCCGCATAGGCTTTGGCGGTCCATTCCGGATACTGGCCGTACAGCACGTACACTCGCTGAAACCAGGCACAGGCCTCCTGCGTATGTCCCTGTTCGCGCGCGCAAAGCCCAATACTGTAGAGCGCCTTCGGCGTCAAAGGTCCGCGCCATTCCCGCACCGCAGCAAATGTCTTATACATTTCAACGGCCTGATCGTACTTTTTCTGAAGACGAAGCGCATCCGCTGCCAGCAAGTGCGTCAGAGCAATCTCAGGATGACCGGGATACCGATCCAGGCTCTTTTCAGCCAGTTCAAAGGCCTCAGTATATTTTTCCCCGTCAATCAGCAGCTGAAGCTGCACATTCACCATCGGAAGAGCATCGTCCGAATCGCCGTATTTTTCCATAAACAGTTCAAACGCCTGTTGAACACGTTCCGTCTTGCCGCGGGCCACAGCCGCTTCGGCAAAGCGGCGAAGCGGCAGCATTGTCAGCCCCTCCAAAGAGTCCTGCGCCAAAAGAGTCTGATCATAAGCCTCCTGCTCCGTCCCCTCCGCCAGAGCGGCCAGCAATGCCGTCAGGCGCATCGCCAATGCTTTTTGTGAACCGTCTTCCAAAGCATCCTTCTGCAAAGGAGCCAGACGGAGAACAACCGCACCGGCTGTTATGCCATCACGCAGCGGATTGGCGGACTCGTTCAGCAGGTTCACAAACAGACGATCCGCCTCCTCAAGCTCTGCCGAGTTGCCATACCGACCGATTGCCTCCGTGTAAGCATCCAATGCGTTCGCAGGTTTACTCAGCGCTTGCCAGGACCGGCTGATTTCAAGTACAGCCCGGGCAAACTCGCCCTCTTTGCCGCGCGTTTCCAGATAATCCTGCAGGAGATGAATCCGATCCATATGACGATTCAGAAGGTCGTACACCTGAGCGGCCTGGAAAACCGCATACGTTTCCTGTTTAACATGAACTGCACAGTCTCGGGCCTCGCCATAACACTTCAGCGCCTCATCCATCTCGCCGTCTGCGCCGTGCAGATCCCCCAGCATACTCCACGCCTCAGAACAGAGCTCGTCATCCGGAAACTGCTCCAGAAAACCTTCAAAAATCTGCCGGGAGGTGTCGTATTCCTCCAGTCCGTAGCGCGCCATACCCAGCCGATAGGTCACATCGGCCTCGAACGCCTTTGGAATCCAGTTCGTATTGCTCAGATATGCTTCAAACACGTCCACCGCATTGCTGAAGCTTCCCAGAAACAGATCACACATCCCCATCCAGTAAACTGACTCTTCTGCATAAACGCGCTCCGGCCATTCCGATGAGGTTTCAGTAAACAACTCCAGGGCTTGTGCATAATCCTGCTGCTCAAACCGGATATATCCCATCAGATAGGTCACCTGGTCCAAATAACGGTGAACCGGCTCCTGTTCACGAAGAGACAGGCCTAGTTCCTCAGCATCACCGATCTCCCCGAGCTGCAGATGGACCTGCACCAGCCCCAGCGTCACCGCATCACGATACCGACCAGCCGGATACAGCTCCAGATACGTCCCCGCCGCGGCCTTTGCGTCGTCCAGTTCCTCCAAAGCGGCCAAACACTGGAACGCCGCATAGCGACTTCGTTCAGCCACACGATTGCTCGGAAACGCCGTATACAGGTGCTCATAAATCACATACGAGTTCCAGCGACGCCCCATCGCGTCATAGCACTGCGCAATGCGAAGCATCAGGTCCTGATCATAATTTTTCTCTTCGAGCCGCGTACGCTCCGCGAGCATTTGCTCATACCGTCGATTTTCTGAAGCACGCTCCGAAGCCTGAGCTTCGCGCTGGGATAGCGGCACCCACGGAAGCGGCGTATCCAAAACAACCTTTAACGCCGCCAGGCGGCGGTCATAGGCAACGATCAGCTGATCGCTCATCCAGACCTCGTGGTAGAAGCGCAGCGCCTTCAGATAATCCTTCTGCTCAACCGCCAGATCGCCACCGGCCATCAATGCCTGATTCAAATCGAGATCGCTTCGACCATCCTCATCGCAAAACGGAAGGAAGCGCTGCCAGTTTTCAAGGTCGGCTGTCCGGGCATAGGCCGACAGCAGCGCCAGAACCGTATGCCGGGTTGTATCATTTTTGGAATTCAGAACGGCCAGCACTTCATTAAATTCGCCGGACTCTTCCATCTGCTGAATATAAGACGTAACTGCACTGGAATCTTTCTGCCACGCAAGAGCCTCCAGAATCAGGAACCTCGCTTCCTGAGCGTTGGCATGTTCCGGATATTCGCGAACAAACGTCTTAAAGCACGCCGCTGCTTTTTCGTACAGCTCCGCCTCCAGGCTGCACAGGCCCAGCTGATATAATGCAGTCTCCCTTGCGACCTGAGCTTCTTCGCCTTCTATCTCCTGCAAGCGAACGAGGACCTCCTCCAGAACCGGAACGGCCTCCTTCGCCTTGCGGCTCTCCAATAAAAAGCGCGCCTGCTTCAATAGAACGCTGGAAGCCATATCCGATGGAGAAATCGGCTTCTTGGCAAAAGAAGCCGGAAGAAGCAGCAGAAAACAGATCAGAGATACAGAAAACGTCTTCATAAGAGAAAAAGTTTCCTACCACAAACCGGGATCCAGCACAATCTTATGTGATAAAAATCACTAGATTGTCAGCAATTCCCGCTCTTCCTTCCCGACAGGATATTTTCCAAACAATGGAAAATTCTCAGCGACAGGCGGCAACCGCTTTCCGAAGTTCATGAAAAATACGTCGGGCCACAAACTCGTTGCCCGCCCGATTAGGATGGTTCGTGTCGTTCCAACACTCAGGGAACTCTTTGACCGGTTTGATGTCCACCTGCATATTCGGCACATACAAACAGCCGTAGCGCTCGCAGAGTTCCTGCTCAAACCCGGCAATACCACGGGCATAACGGGCATGGGCATCTTCCTTAAACTCCACTGAAGGATCGCCCTGCTCCACATCGCCGAAACAGCTGGCAATCACCACCTGCATTCCGGCCGCCTTCGCAGCGCTCACCATATACTCAAGATCCGCAGCCAATTCATCCAGCGGACGTTTTACCTGCCAGAAATCATTCGCACCCAGCTCAATCACCACCACATCCGGGTTCAGCGCCAGCACATCCTGCTCATAGCGATTGCGACCGCCGCCCAGCGTGTCACCGCCGACCCCCTTATTAATCACTTCACAGTCCGGCATCCATTTTGCAAGCCAGTCTGTGTAATGACCGTCCGGACCACCGCAGGCCGTCAGGCTGTCACCAATACAGACCACCCGCACCGGCTTTTCAATACGTACGCAACCGGCGACCAACAGAACCAAAAACAGAAAAAATCCGATTTTCATCACAGACTCTTTGCAGAAATGGCACTCATGCAGATGGAGCCGGCGACGGCGGCGTTGAGCGACTCGACGTTTCCAGACATCGGAATCGAAAGCCGGCGGCTTGCTCGTTTGAGAATCTCATCACACACCCCGTTGGCTTCATTACCGATGACCAGCACGCTTTTCGGTCCGAACTCCATCTCATAGAGATCTTCAGCGTCGCGTAATTCAGTCGCAATCAGGTCGTATTCATATTTTTCCAGTGTTTGGAAGCTGGAGGTTCCCTCTTTTTCGTCCAAAGATTGGAAATTACAGAACGGCAATGCGCCCATGGTGGCGCGAACGGTTTTGGGATTAAAGATCTCCACGCAGTCACCGTGCAGTAAAACACCGTCGAAGCCGAAGGCAACCGCCGAGCGGATCAGCGTACCCATGTTGCCGGGATCCATCACCCGGTCGAGCAGCAGATAATTGCCCTTGTCCGGGTTGATTTCCAACGGCGCAGGAGTGTACTCCACCACACCGAGCACGCCCTGCGATGTGCGGCAGTCAGAAAGCTGCTCCATGAATTCATGAGGGATACAGCAGTCCGCTTCGATCTCCGCAGGCGCTTTTTCAGAAACCCAGATTTCCTTAAGACGATACTGCGGAAGCGCGGCTCCGTCGCGAAGCGCACTCAGGGCGCGCACGCCCTCAATGACAAAACAGCCGCTTTTCTGGCGGTCCTTTTTAGAACGCACCAAAGCCCGAACCGCTTTAAGCCTTGAGTTGTCTTTCGAGGTAATCATCATGGCAGAGCCCTCCCGTCGAGCCATTGATATCCGCCGGCATCCTGTTCGAAACGGAGCATCGTCAATTCGTCCCTCTTTTGAATTCCGATCCGGAAAACATTCACAATATGGAAAGAGTCCGCTTCGGCACGATGATAGGTCTCTCCGGGCACTCCCAGACTGGTCGTCAGCTTTCCGAGAGAACAGCTTTTTTCATGCGGAAACCATTTCCGGAACAGCGCAAGCGTATCGGCGATCGGCATGGACGGAGCGTTCATGCCCGCCCGCTCCAGCTCCGCCAGCAGGAATCCGACGTCGAAGGCCGCGTTATGAGCAAGCAGAACGGCATCGCCGCAAAACGCTTCGAACTGCGGCCAGACTTCTGAAAAAACAGGAGCCGTGGTGACCATCTCCGTCAGGATGCCGTGCACTTCCGTGGCATAAAAAGGAATATCGCGCTGAGGATTCACCAGCCAGCTTGCCGAGGACAACACCGATCCGTCTCCGCGAAATTTAACAGCGCCGATTTCCACCAGGCGATCGTTTTCGCTGTTGAACCCGGTCGTCTCCATATCGAACGCCACAAAAACAGTATTCGTTACCAACCTGTCATTTTCTTCATCGCCGGCAAACAGTGAACCGGCAACGAAAACTGCCAGAAGTAAAATCTTTGCTTTTCCAATCATTGGAAACAAATCATAGTGAACTGCAATGAAATCGGCATCTGAAATCAAAGAACTTTTTCCCGAACTGGAAATCAGCGAAAACATCCCACTGAAAAAATTTACGACGTTCCGACTGGGCGGCCCCTGCCCGCTGCTGATTGATAACCCTCCCGCGGACCGGCTTCCTGCCCTTGTTCAGGCACTGAATAAAAAAGGAATAAAGTTTCTGGTCATCGGACAGGGATCCAATCTCGTCATTTCCGATGACGGACTGGACTGCGCAGTCATCCGTTTCTGCTCCGAAATCCCACACATCCAAACCAACGAAACCGGCATAACCGTTTCAGGAGATACGCTGCTGGAAGACTGCAGCCGGATCACGGTCGAGCAGGCTCTCGGCGACCTCGCCTACTGCACCGGCATTCCCGGCACCGTCGGCGGAGGAATCGCCGGCAACGCCGGGGCATTTGGACGGCAGATCGGTGACCACCTCGTCTCTGCCGAAATACTCACCCTTGACGGCACCGTTCTTTCGGTCAGCCGTGAGGAACTTGAATTTTCATACCGTCATTCCCGCCTCAAAGAAACCGGTGAGATTGTCCTGTCCGCCACTTTTGTTCTGCCCTCGGAAAAAGCAAATATTCTACAAGCCGAACGACAGCGGATTCTGGACTTTCGCAAAGAACATCACCCGGACTGGCACGCAACGCCCTGTGCCGGAAGTGTATTCAAAAACATCGAACCGACGTCCGCCGTTGAGCGGCGCAAAGCGGCCGGACATTTTCTGGAAGAAGCCGGCGCCAAAACAATGACCGTCGGCGGCGCCCGGGTTTTTCATCAACACGCCAATATCATCATCGGCGAAATCGGCTGCACCGCCCAAAACGTAAAAAGTCTCTGCGATCAAATGAAACAGGCCGT of Tichowtungia aerotolerans contains these proteins:
- the murB gene encoding UDP-N-acetylmuramate dehydrogenase — its product is MKSASEIKELFPELEISENIPLKKFTTFRLGGPCPLLIDNPPADRLPALVQALNKKGIKFLVIGQGSNLVISDDGLDCAVIRFCSEIPHIQTNETGITVSGDTLLEDCSRITVEQALGDLAYCTGIPGTVGGGIAGNAGAFGRQIGDHLVSAEILTLDGTVLSVSREELEFSYRHSRLKETGEIVLSATFVLPSEKANILQAERQRILDFRKEHHPDWHATPCAGSVFKNIEPTSAVERRKAAGHFLEEAGAKTMTVGGARVFHQHANIIIGEIGCTAQNVKSLCDQMKQAVLKKSGIKLIPEVRFLGRFQ